The following are encoded together in the Pleurocapsa sp. FMAR1 genome:
- a CDS encoding class II aldolase/adducin family protein: MYDEGYIKYQCHWQNQPSVNEEEIVELNQWRNQLHQLGLIGEYDNGIGFGNLSVRVTQSQNLIISGTQTGGIAELTAQHYTKVTDFNWHKNYVTCEGLIKASSETLTHAAIYVAQPQISAVVHVHHADLWRKLINHVPTTNPNCAYGTPEMAEEIIRLCQQKATQLQKIIVMSGHEEGILTFGKSLSEAGNVLLNFFGVQDF; the protein is encoded by the coding sequence ATGTATGACGAAGGATATATCAAATATCAATGCCACTGGCAAAATCAACCATCGGTTAATGAAGAAGAAATTGTCGAGTTAAATCAATGGCGAAACCAGCTACATCAGCTAGGTCTAATCGGCGAATACGATAACGGAATAGGTTTTGGTAATCTGAGTGTTCGTGTGACTCAATCTCAAAATCTCATCATTTCAGGCACCCAAACGGGGGGAATTGCCGAACTCACCGCGCAACACTATACCAAAGTTACTGATTTTAACTGGCACAAAAATTATGTCACCTGTGAAGGACTAATTAAAGCCTCTTCTGAGACTTTGACCCATGCTGCAATTTACGTTGCCCAACCTCAAATAAGTGCCGTAGTTCATGTTCATCATGCAGACTTATGGCGTAAATTAATCAATCATGTCCCCACTACTAATCCTAATTGCGCCTATGGCACACCAGAAATGGCAGAGGAAATTATTAGGCTGTGTCAGCAAAAAGCAACTCAATTACAAAAAATTATCGTTATGAGTGGTCATGAAGAAGGCATTCTTACCTTTGGCAAAAGCCTTAGCGAAGCAGGTAATGTGCTGTTGAACTTCTTTGGTGTGCAAGATTTTTAA
- a CDS encoding ATP-dependent Clp protease ATP-binding subunit → MFEYFNEKAIKNVVLAQEEARNTGHNLVGTEHILLGVIGEGTSKAAELLANFGVNSARTRELAIEFVGKGSGFIPANIPFTPKAKRILEQAFNEARQLKSNFISPEHILLAIVKHPDNMAAKLLTKQGVDLRQLRTDIIKKLGEAETVAATATKENPFGFGGGREKATKLKEFSINLTELAREGKLDPVIGRYPEIERAVQILGRRTKNNPILVGEPGVGKTAIAEGLAQRIVNGDVSSLLEGKEVISLDMGSLLAGTKFRGEFEERLKSIVEEVRVAGNIILVIDEIHTIVGAGAMGGAMDAANMLKPALARGEIQCLGSTTLDEFRQYIERDAALERRFQKVMIGEPSVEDAIAILQGLRKTYEDFHKVKYTDAAIKAAVTFSERYISDRFLPDKAIDLIDEAGSRTHLNHCLKQDEEKSDVPTINPQALTPVVDEEAIAKIVAAWTGVPVTKMTETESEALMYLEDNLHERVIGQDEAVRAVSRALRRSRSGLGDRNRPIASLFFSGPTGVGKTELAKALAVQMFGSDEAIVRVDMSEYMESHTVSKLIGSPPGFVGYDEGGQLTEAVRRQPYTIVLFDEIEKAHPDVFNLMLQLLDDGRLTDAQGRTVSFKNTVIIMTSNIGSKVIEKGGTGLGFDFSGDKDDAQYNRIKDLVNQELKNYFRPEFINRLDEIIVFRQLTKPEVRQIASILLDEISSRLEEQRQITIGVTSAFEDKVIEQGFDPSYGARPLRRAIMRLLEDSLAEAILTGRVNDGDNALVDIDEDGNTTVSAVQEQVLVEATR, encoded by the coding sequence ATGTTTGAATACTTCAATGAGAAGGCTATTAAAAACGTTGTACTCGCCCAAGAAGAAGCCAGAAATACTGGACACAATCTTGTAGGGACAGAACATATTTTGTTGGGGGTAATTGGCGAGGGAACATCTAAGGCAGCAGAATTACTGGCAAATTTTGGCGTTAATTCGGCAAGAACTAGAGAACTAGCCATTGAGTTTGTGGGCAAAGGTTCTGGGTTTATCCCTGCTAATATTCCCTTCACACCAAAAGCCAAAAGAATTCTTGAGCAAGCTTTTAATGAAGCACGTCAGTTAAAAAGTAATTTTATCAGTCCAGAACATATTTTACTGGCAATTGTTAAGCATCCTGATAATATGGCTGCCAAGCTGTTGACTAAACAAGGTGTCGATCTAAGACAGCTACGCACAGACATTATCAAAAAGTTAGGTGAAGCCGAGACAGTCGCAGCGACAGCTACTAAAGAAAATCCTTTCGGTTTTGGTGGAGGTAGAGAAAAAGCTACCAAGCTTAAAGAGTTTAGTATCAACCTGACTGAACTTGCAAGAGAAGGGAAACTAGACCCTGTGATCGGCAGATACCCAGAAATCGAACGCGCGGTTCAAATATTGGGCAGACGCACTAAAAACAACCCGATTCTAGTTGGAGAACCAGGAGTAGGCAAAACTGCGATCGCCGAAGGACTTGCTCAACGCATTGTTAATGGTGATGTTTCTTCTCTTTTAGAAGGCAAAGAAGTTATCAGTCTGGACATGGGTTCGCTGCTAGCAGGAACTAAGTTTAGAGGTGAATTTGAAGAACGCCTTAAATCGATTGTGGAAGAAGTTCGCGTTGCGGGTAATATAATTCTGGTAATTGACGAAATCCATACTATTGTTGGTGCAGGAGCAATGGGTGGGGCAATGGACGCTGCTAATATGCTAAAGCCAGCCTTAGCCAGAGGCGAAATTCAATGTCTTGGTAGCACTACTTTAGATGAGTTTCGTCAGTATATCGAGCGAGATGCTGCTTTAGAACGTCGCTTCCAAAAAGTAATGATCGGAGAGCCTTCAGTAGAAGACGCGATCGCTATTCTTCAGGGTTTACGCAAAACTTACGAAGATTTTCATAAGGTCAAATATACCGATGCAGCTATCAAAGCTGCGGTAACTTTCTCAGAAAGATATATCAGCGATCGCTTTTTACCCGACAAAGCAATTGACTTAATTGACGAAGCTGGTTCTCGGACTCATTTAAATCACTGTTTAAAGCAGGATGAAGAAAAATCCGATGTGCCTACCATTAATCCCCAGGCGTTGACTCCTGTGGTTGATGAAGAAGCGATCGCAAAAATTGTCGCTGCTTGGACTGGCGTACCCGTCACTAAAATGACGGAAACAGAATCCGAAGCCTTGATGTATCTAGAAGACAATTTACACGAGAGAGTAATTGGTCAGGATGAGGCTGTACGAGCCGTTTCCCGTGCCTTACGTCGTTCTCGTTCTGGATTAGGCGATCGCAATCGTCCGATTGCCAGTCTGTTCTTCTCTGGCCCTACGGGGGTAGGTAAAACCGAACTTGCAAAAGCTCTAGCTGTTCAAATGTTTGGTTCTGATGAGGCAATAGTACGGGTAGATATGTCCGAGTACATGGAATCCCATACTGTATCAAAGCTAATTGGTTCTCCTCCAGGATTTGTCGGTTATGACGAAGGTGGACAGCTAACTGAAGCAGTACGTCGTCAACCTTACACGATTGTCTTATTTGACGAGATTGAAAAGGCTCATCCTGATGTCTTTAACTTAATGCTACAGCTACTTGATGATGGTCGTCTGACCGATGCTCAAGGACGCACCGTTAGCTTTAAGAATACTGTAATTATCATGACCTCCAATATCGGTTCTAAAGTAATCGAGAAAGGTGGTACTGGTTTAGGTTTCGATTTCTCTGGCGATAAAGATGACGCACAATACAACCGCATCAAAGATTTAGTTAATCAGGAATTGAAAAACTACTTCCGTCCTGAATTTATTAACCGTCTTGATGAAATTATTGTCTTCCGTCAGTTAACCAAACCCGAAGTCAGACAAATTGCCAGTATCTTGCTCGACGAGATATCTAGCAGACTAGAAGAACAACGACAAATTACCATTGGTGTAACTTCCGCTTTTGAAGATAAGGTAATTGAACAAGGCTTCGATCCTAGCTATGGTGCAAGACCTCTACGTAGAGCAATTATGCGTCTATTAGAAGATAGTTTAGCCGAAGCAATTCTTACTGGTCGCGTCAATGATGGCGATAATGCCTTGGTTGATATTGATGAAGATGGCAATACTACTGTCTCTGCTGTACAAGAGCAAGTCTTGGTAGAAGCAACTCGTTAA
- a CDS encoding SRPBCC family protein, producing the protein MINKFYRRKYQLGIFSCLMAIALSSSLVFSPVATAKLFDGPVDRLPLEQRVSLRDGEVVFLGTDGKYTCRILVKSSVDTAWKVITDYGHYAEFLPGVISSRVVKKTGDRQVFEQINKIKTFVFSIESRVKIATKEYYPKQITFQAVGGDLKTLNGEWILEPVAISSSFPPDKVLMTYKVMVKSAKAPSDIFYNIYESRLQETIMAIKQEAEKRSGKKKDLISLTKS; encoded by the coding sequence TTGATTAATAAATTTTATCGACGAAAATATCAGCTAGGGATATTTTCTTGTTTAATGGCGATTGCCTTAAGTTCAAGTCTTGTATTTAGTCCTGTAGCTACAGCTAAACTATTTGATGGACCAGTGGATCGATTACCTCTAGAACAAAGGGTTTCTTTGCGAGACGGCGAAGTTGTTTTTTTGGGAACAGATGGCAAGTACACCTGTCGTATACTCGTAAAATCATCAGTAGATACTGCTTGGAAAGTCATCACTGATTACGGTCACTATGCCGAATTTCTGCCAGGAGTTATAAGTAGCCGAGTGGTGAAAAAAACAGGCGATCGCCAAGTGTTTGAACAGATTAATAAAATCAAGACTTTTGTTTTTAGTATTGAGTCGCGGGTGAAAATTGCCACCAAAGAGTATTACCCCAAGCAAATTACTTTTCAGGCAGTAGGTGGAGATTTAAAAACCTTAAATGGAGAATGGATTTTAGAGCCAGTAGCTATTTCCTCTAGCTTTCCTCCCGACAAAGTTCTAATGACCTATAAGGTAATGGTAAAATCTGCTAAAGCACCTAGCGATATATTTTATAACATCTATGAGAGCCGTTTGCAAGAAACCATAATGGCAATTAAACAAGAAGCAGAAAAACGTTCAGGCAAAAAGAAAGACTTAATCAGCTTAACCAAAAGTTGA
- a CDS encoding mechanosensitive ion channel family protein: MWSTKLSKAALIVITTVTILVINLSPGLTQTNYNFLPYDLRIENLQLNQDGGISKAPVEIDGRVILRVGKLDSDSAEERASVIRKEMVRAIKDDNFTGVKIEEKDRLPVLYLVFDKPPEPEFRKKIDGASNQEQRYLFTVTREDTIAKKSILETAIDLKEEIAQAIAQAKKERTAAFTRRQGVIALVLLLVALFISRLIEQLQTYPLRKAIQRVIPGFPSNTTSSPSNLTTLFRLKLGFAQFLLWTVTIFAIACLFPLTRHWLYALINILIGTFNTSVFSWNGKDFSIIKLLFLIGLLIGSIVVSGHLANLLRSNVLQATRMSRGSQEIIYIITKYGLVLLASVVLLQAYGLDLSSLTLIGSALGVGIGFGFQDIARNFASGIVLLFERSIQVGDFIQVGDHLGVVEEVRTRSIVLKTLDRVSIIVPNSRVLSEEVINWNHRKSVTRLHLPIGVAYESDVAKVKSALLQAAEEHLEVLRNPSPQVFFTEFADSSLNFELLVWTSDPSRQAPLKSDLYFRIKELFEEQQIDIPFPQRDINLKMGDLPIRLSEQLESHLLYWLRNLISQKHHNDK; the protein is encoded by the coding sequence ATGTGGTCAACAAAACTATCTAAAGCTGCCTTAATAGTAATTACTACCGTTACGATTTTAGTTATTAATCTTAGTCCAGGATTAACTCAGACAAATTATAATTTCTTACCCTACGATCTGAGAATTGAAAATCTACAGCTAAATCAAGATGGTGGTATTTCCAAAGCACCTGTAGAAATTGACGGGAGAGTTATATTAAGGGTTGGTAAACTTGATAGTGATTCGGCAGAAGAAAGAGCTTCTGTTATCCGTAAAGAGATGGTTCGAGCAATTAAAGATGATAACTTTACTGGGGTAAAGATTGAAGAAAAAGATAGGCTGCCAGTATTGTACTTGGTATTTGATAAACCACCAGAACCTGAGTTTAGAAAAAAAATAGATGGTGCTTCTAATCAAGAGCAACGGTACTTATTTACAGTCACTAGAGAAGATACTATCGCTAAAAAGTCTATTCTAGAAACGGCAATAGATTTAAAGGAGGAAATAGCGCAGGCGATCGCTCAAGCCAAGAAAGAAAGAACTGCTGCTTTTACACGTCGTCAAGGAGTTATTGCCCTAGTTTTATTATTAGTAGCTCTATTCATTTCCAGGTTAATAGAACAGCTACAAACTTATCCACTGAGAAAAGCAATTCAAAGAGTTATTCCTGGATTTCCTAGCAACACTACTTCTAGTCCTTCTAACCTAACAACTCTGTTCCGTCTGAAATTGGGTTTTGCTCAGTTTCTGCTTTGGACAGTCACAATTTTTGCTATTGCTTGTCTTTTTCCTCTTACCCGCCATTGGTTATATGCACTAATTAACATTTTAATTGGCACATTTAATACATCTGTATTTAGCTGGAACGGCAAAGATTTTTCCATCATCAAGCTACTGTTTTTGATTGGTTTATTAATTGGTTCGATTGTCGTTAGTGGACACCTTGCCAATTTGCTGCGTAGCAATGTTCTCCAAGCTACCAGGATGAGCAGAGGTTCTCAAGAAATCATTTATATAATTACTAAATATGGTTTAGTTTTATTGGCTTCAGTGGTTTTACTTCAGGCTTATGGTCTGGATTTAAGTTCTTTAACTTTAATCGGTAGTGCTTTGGGCGTAGGTATCGGTTTTGGTTTTCAAGATATTGCCCGCAACTTCGCCAGCGGTATTGTGCTGCTATTTGAACGCTCAATCCAGGTGGGAGATTTTATTCAGGTTGGGGATCATTTAGGAGTAGTTGAAGAGGTTAGAACTCGCAGCATCGTGCTGAAAACCTTAGATCGTGTATCTATTATTGTGCCTAACTCCCGTGTTCTTAGCGAAGAGGTGATCAACTGGAATCATCGTAAAAGCGTGACTCGCTTACATCTACCAATTGGAGTTGCTTATGAATCTGACGTAGCAAAGGTTAAATCAGCTTTATTACAGGCAGCGGAAGAACATCTAGAAGTGCTCCGCAATCCTTCTCCCCAAGTCTTTTTTACTGAGTTTGCCGATAGTTCTCTTAACTTTGAACTATTGGTTTGGACATCCGATCCTAGTCGCCAAGCACCCTTAAAAAGCGATCTTTATTTTCGGATCAAAGAACTGTTTGAGGAACAACAAATTGATATTCCTTTTCCTCAAAGAGATATTAATTTGAAGATGGGAGATCTACCTATTAGGCTATCCGAACAATTGGAAAGCCATTTATTGTATTGGTTGAGAAATTTGATCTCTCAGAAACACCACAATGATAAATGA
- a CDS encoding YdcF family protein, with protein sequence MFFKFLSREESNLVVVNPLSKIRKLLFLSIVSASLCVGFKPINHSVATTPEALLVLGGHEERERFAAKLAQQYPQLPIWISSGSPQQYAQEIFAHAGIKRDRLHFDYRASDTVTNFTTLVDELKAQGIDNVYLITSENHMNRAKIIGDIVFGSRGIDFEPIAVPSSNPPEPLEKCLRDGARSIFWLITGHTGTLLVKHGSKSFKLLL encoded by the coding sequence ATGTTTTTTAAATTCCTATCTAGAGAAGAATCGAACTTAGTCGTAGTTAATCCTCTTAGTAAAATCAGAAAGCTGTTGTTTTTGTCTATAGTTTCTGCCTCTCTGTGCGTTGGATTTAAACCAATTAATCATTCAGTCGCCACCACCCCAGAAGCTTTACTAGTTTTGGGTGGACATGAGGAGCGAGAACGTTTTGCTGCCAAACTAGCTCAACAATATCCCCAACTGCCAATCTGGATTTCTTCAGGTAGCCCTCAGCAATATGCCCAAGAAATTTTTGCTCATGCGGGAATCAAGCGCGATCGCCTACACTTTGATTATCGTGCTAGCGATACCGTTACTAACTTTACTACTTTAGTTGACGAACTTAAAGCACAAGGAATAGATAATGTTTATTTGATTACTTCGGAAAACCACATGAACAGAGCTAAGATAATTGGCGATATTGTTTTTGGCAGTCGAGGTATAGATTTTGAGCCTATTGCCGTCCCTTCGAGCAATCCCCCCGAACCTTTGGAAAAATGCTTGCGGGATGGTGCTAGGTCAATTTTCTGGCTGATAACGGGGCATACAGGAACTTTACTAGTTAAACATGGGAGCAAAAGTTTTAAGCTTCTTCTTTAG
- a CDS encoding phenylpyruvate tautomerase MIF-related protein yields the protein MPLIKVQSSISQPESAAVASLLTGLSAKLAEHLGKPESYVMTAFEADVPMTFAGTFDPVCYVEIKSVGNMSSSQTKTMSQDFCHQISEKLGVQANRIYIEFADAKGYMWGWNESTFG from the coding sequence ATGCCTTTAATAAAAGTTCAGTCCTCTATCTCTCAGCCTGAAAGTGCAGCAGTTGCCAGCTTGTTAACGGGACTATCTGCTAAACTGGCTGAACACCTTGGCAAGCCAGAATCTTATGTAATGACAGCTTTTGAAGCCGATGTACCGATGACTTTTGCAGGTACATTCGATCCTGTTTGCTATGTAGAGATCAAAAGCGTTGGCAATATGAGTTCGTCTCAAACTAAAACCATGAGCCAAGATTTTTGTCATCAAATTAGTGAAAAATTAGGCGTTCAGGCTAACCGCATCTATATCGAATTTGCTGATGCCAAAGGCTATATGTGGGGCTGGAATGAGTCAACTTTTGGTTAA
- a CDS encoding metallophosphoesterase yields MKRRQILYRGIASGIGLALGSHNLISRATASNKSSPLFRFVALADVGTGNIGQLAIADVMDDYFRQDPFKLVLMAGDNIYEDGAIERAGATFGRPYRFLRKQKVPFYAVLGNHDIRTNNGVDQVNYSAFNMQGRRYYTFTQGIVQYFALDTNSNANWSKQLNWLDKNLAKSTATWKIVYGHHPLYSSGVHGSDPELIAKLSPLFAHYGVHLYINGHDHNYERTKAIEGTTYLTCGAGAKTRPVGSSDWTAKSAARLSFATIDVYPERLKIQGIGKDGKVFDRGEIVNS; encoded by the coding sequence TTGAAACGCCGTCAAATACTATATCGGGGAATAGCAAGCGGAATTGGGCTAGCTTTAGGGAGTCACAATCTGATTTCTAGAGCTACTGCTTCTAATAAATCTTCTCCTTTGTTTCGCTTTGTCGCTTTAGCAGATGTAGGAACAGGAAATATCGGACAATTGGCGATCGCCGATGTGATGGACGACTACTTTAGACAAGATCCTTTTAAGCTGGTTTTGATGGCTGGAGACAATATTTATGAGGATGGCGCAATAGAAAGAGCTGGGGCAACATTTGGCAGACCTTATCGTTTCCTCAGAAAACAAAAAGTTCCATTCTATGCTGTTCTAGGCAATCACGACATACGAACTAATAACGGTGTCGATCAGGTTAACTACTCAGCATTTAATATGCAGGGACGACGATATTACACTTTTACTCAAGGTATTGTGCAGTATTTCGCCCTCGATACCAATAGCAATGCCAACTGGTCAAAACAGCTTAATTGGTTAGACAAGAACCTCGCTAAATCTACCGCCACTTGGAAAATTGTTTATGGACATCATCCTTTATATTCCTCTGGAGTTCACGGTAGCGATCCTGAACTAATTGCCAAACTATCGCCGTTGTTTGCTCACTACGGAGTTCATCTATACATTAACGGTCACGATCATAACTATGAGCGCACCAAAGCAATTGAAGGAACAACCTATTTAACCTGTGGTGCAGGGGCAAAAACCCGTCCAGTAGGCAGTTCTGATTGGACTGCAAAATCAGCAGCTAGATTGAGCTTCGCTACTATCGATGTTTATCCAGAACGTCTAAAAATTCAAGGCATTGGCAAGGATGGGAAAGTATTCGATCGCGGGGAAATAGTTAATAGTTAA